One genomic window of Glycine soja cultivar W05 chromosome 9, ASM419377v2, whole genome shotgun sequence includes the following:
- the LOC114366896 gene encoding NAD-dependent malic enzyme 59 kDa isoform, mitochondrial-like, whose amino-acid sequence MCKVVRFAAAARLRRLSTAIPGPCKVQKRGTDILHDPWFNKDTGFPLTERDRLGLRGLLPPRVISFEHQYDRFMNSYRSLEKNTRGQSDKFVSLSKWRILNRLHDRNEILYYRVLIDNIKEFAPIIYTPTVGLVCENYSGLFRRPRGMYFSAKDKGEMMSMIYNWPSDQVDMIVLTDGSRILGLGDLGVQGIGIPIGKLDMYVAAAGINPRKILPVMLDVGTNNQKLLEDPLYLGVRQPRWEGEAYLSIVDEFMEAVHTRWPKAIVQFEDFQMKWAFETLKRYRERFCMFNDDIQGTAGVALAGLLGTVRSQGRPLSDFLKQKIVVVGAGSAGLGVLSMAVQAVSRMSGGSETAANSQFFLIDKDGLVTTERSNLDPAAVPFAKNPRDLEGLSEGASVIEVVKKVKPHVLLGLSGVGGVFNAEVLKAMRESVSTKPAIFAMSNPTMNAECTAIEAFSHAGENIVFASGSPFENVDLGNGEVGHVNQANNMYLFPGIGLGTLLSGARHITDGMLRAAAECLASYMTDEDVQKGILYPSIDCIRDVTAEVGAAVVHAAVAEKQAEGHGDVGFKELANMSKEETVEYVRGNMWYPEYCPLVHEK is encoded by the exons ATGTGCAAGGTTGTGCGATTCGCGGCGGCGGCCAGATTGCGGCGATTATCGACGGCGATTCCCGGTCCATGCAAGGTTCAAAAGCGTGGCACTGATATCCTCCACGATCCTTGGTTCAACAAG GATACTGGGTTTCCTTTAACTGAAAGGGATCGATTGGGGCTTCGGGGCCTCCTTCCTCCTCGTGTCATTTCATTTGAGCATCAATATGATCGGTTTA tgAATTCATACAGATCTTTGGAGAAGAATACACGGGGCCAATCAGATAAGTTTGTTTCTTTATCCAAATGGAGGATCTTAAATAGATTGCATGACAGGAATGAGATTCTATATTACAGA GTTCTTATTGATAACATCAAAGAGTTTGCTCCAATAATCTATACCCCCACAGTTGGGTTAGTGTGTGAAAATTATTCAGGGTTATTTAGACGCCCACGTGGAATGTATTTTAGTGCCAAAGATAAAGGAGAGATGATGTCAATGATCTATAACTGGCCATCTGATCAG GTAGACATGATTGTCTTGACAGATGGTAGTCGTATTCTTGGCTTGGGTGACCTTGGAGTTCAGGGCATTGGAATACCTATAGGAAAACTTGACATGTATGTTGCTGCTGCTGGTATCAATCCACGAAAA ATACTTCCAGTTATGTTAGATGTTGGCACAAACAATCAAAAGCTACTCGAAGATCCCCTTT ATTTAGGAGTTCGACAACCTAGGTGGGAAGGTGAAGCGTATCTATCAATTGTGGATGAATTCATGGAAGCTGTACACACTCGATGGCCTAAGGCTATTGTGCag TTTgaggatttccaaatgaagTGGGCTTTTGAAACCCTGAAACGATATCGAGAAAGGTTTTGCATGTTTAATGATGATATACAG GGCACAGCTGGTGTTGCACTTGCTGGACTATTGGGAACTGTAAGGTCCCAAGGTCGACCATTGTCTGATTTTTTGAAGCAAAAGATAGTTGTGGTTGGAGCTGGGAG TGCAGGGCTTGGTGTTCTTAGCATGGCTGTCCAAGCTGTTTCTAGGATGTCAGGGGGCAGTGAAACAGCTGCCaacagtcaattttttttaattgataaagaT GGTCTTGTCACAACAGAAAGGAGCAATCTAGATCCAGCTGCAGTTCCATTTGCCAAAAATCCAAGAGATCTTGAAGGGCTTTCAGAGGGCGCTAGTGTAATTGAAGTG GTTAAGAAGGTTAAGCCACATGTGCTCCTTGGATTGTCTGGAGTTGGTGGTGTTTTCAATGCAGAG GTGCTTAAGGCAATGAGAGAATCTGTTTCAACAAAACCTGCTATCTTTGCAATGTCTAATCCCACCATGAATG CTGAGTGCACTGCTATTGAAGCTTTCAGTCATGCTGGAGAAAATATAGTGTTTGCAAGTGGAAGCCCTTTTGAAAATGTAGATCTTG GAAATGGAGAAGTTGGCCATGTAAATCAAGCCAACAACATGTACCTGTTCCCAGG GATTGGTTTGGGAACACTTCTGTCAGGTGCTCGTCATATAACGGATGGAATGTTGCGAGCAGCAGCTGAATG CCTTGCTTCATACATGACAGATGAGGATGTCCAAAAGGGAATCTTGTACCCATCCATTGACTG TATACGAGATGTTACAGCAGAGGTTGGGGCTGCTGTTGTACATGCAGCGGTTGCAGAAAAGCAGGCTGAAGGACATGGTGATGTAGGGTTCAAAGAGCTAGCAAACATGTCAAAA GAAGAAACCGTGGAGTATGTCCGAGGCAATATGTGGTACCCTGAGTATTGCCCTCTTGTTCATGAAAAATAG
- the LOC114425243 gene encoding sm-like protein LSM6A, translating to MSGTEKAGSGTTKTPADFLKSIRGRPVVVKLNSGVDYRGILACLDGYMNIAMEQTEEYVNGQLKNKYGDAFIRGNNVLYISTSKRTLAEGA from the exons ATGAGTGGAACAGAGAAAGCAGGATCAGGAACCACGAAAACCCCTGCCGATTTTCTCAAATCCATTCGTGGGAGGCCGGTTGTTGTCAAGCTCAATTCTGGTGTTGATTACAGAG GTATACTTGCTTGTCTAGATGGCTATATGAATATTGCAATGGAGCAGACAGAGGAATACGTCAATGGACAATTGAAGAACAAGTATGGTGACGCTTTCATCCGAGGGAATAATG TTCTATACATTAGTACCTCAAAGAGGACTCTAGCAGAGGGGGCTTAG
- the LOC114368552 gene encoding (+)-neomenthol dehydrogenase-like, translated as MRRFITSELSFRYAVVTGANKGIGFGMCKKLASSGIVVVLTARDEKNGFKAVEKLKEFGLSDLLVFHQLDVDDPASVSALADFIKTEFGKLDILVNNAAVTGGKLLDADAFLRKRNGEQIDWNEVGYETYELAEQCVETNFYGVKRVTEALLPLLQLSTSPRIVNISSRAGLFKNIPNEWARTMLSDIENLTREKIDGVLEEFQKDFKEGSLEIKGWPAFASAYTMSKAALNAYTRIMAKKYPRFHINSVCPGFVKTDMNNNTGQLSIDEGAETPVLLALLPNGGPSGCFFHQGEVIPF; from the exons ATGAGAAgg TTTATTACTTCTGAGCTATCTTTCAGGTATGCTGTTGTGACAGGAGCAAATAAAGGGATTGGTTTTGGGATGTGTAAGAAATTGGCTTCAAGTGGGATTGTGGTGGTGCTAACAGCTAGAGATGAGAAGAATGGCTTCAAAGCTGTTGAAAAATTGAAAGAGTTTGGTCTCTCGGACCTTCTGGTTTTTCATCAGCTTGATGTGGATGACCCTGCTAGTGTTTCTGCCTTAGCTGATTTCATCAAAACCGAATTCGGGAAACTTGATATCTTG GTAAATAATGCAGCTGTTACTGGAGGCAAATTATTAGATGCTGATGCTTTCCTTAGAAAG AGAAACGGCGAACAAATTGATTGGAATGAAGTAGGATATGAAACTTATGAGTTAGCTGAACAATGTGTGGAAACAAACTTCTATGGTGTGAAAAGGGTAACTGAAGCCCTACTTCCCCTTCTCCAGCTATCCACTTCTCCAAGAATTGTAAATATCTCCTCCAGAGCAGGGCTCTTCaag AATATACCAAATGAGTGGGCTAGAACAATGTTGAGTGACATTGAAAATCTtacaagagaaaaaatagatgGGGTACTTGAAGAGTTTCAGAAAGATTTCAAAGAGGGGTCATTGGAGATCAAAGGTTGGCCAGCTTTTGCTTCTGCTTATACAATGTCAAAAGCAGCTTTGAATGCATACACAAGGATTATGGCCAAGAAATACCCTCGTTTTCACATAAACTCTGTGTGCCCTGGCTTTGTCAAGACTGATATGAACAACAACACTGGACAATTAAGCATTGATGAAGGGGCTGAAACTCCTGTATTGTTGGCACTGTTGCCAAATGGTGGTCCTTCTGGCTGTTTCTTTCATCAGGGTGAAGTAATACCCTTTTGA